The proteins below are encoded in one region of Coffea arabica cultivar ET-39 chromosome 4c, Coffea Arabica ET-39 HiFi, whole genome shotgun sequence:
- the LOC113739713 gene encoding floricaula protein-like, translated as MDPDGFSASLFKWDPRSVMPPPTRFLEGVAAALPPPPQTMYSVRPRELGLGGLEELFQAYGIRYYTAAKIAELGFTMNTLLHMKDEELDDMMNSLSQIFRWDLLVGERYGIKAAVRAERRRLEEEESRRRHLLTGDTTNTLDALSQEGLSEEPVQQEKEAGGSGSGAGGGQTWETVGKKQGRKKKGRASKILTSIEDEDESEGAEEDENGSGGSERQREHPFIVTEPGEVARGKKNGLDYLFHLYEQCREFLIQVQNIAKERGEKCPTKVTNQVFRYAKKAGASYINKPKMRHYVHCYALHCLDEDASNALRRAFKERGENVGAWRQACYKPLVAIAARQGWDIDAIFNAHPRLSIWYVPTKLRQLCHAERSNAAAASISVTGGGAAQLPF; from the exons ATGGACCCTGATGGCTTCTCGGCAAGCTTGTTTAAGTGGGATCCAAGGAGTGTCATGCCGCCACCGACAAGGTTTCTTGAAGGTGTGGCGGCGGCCTTGCCTCCCCCGCCGCAAACAATGTACTCCGTGAGGCCAAGAGAGTTAGGCCTCGGAGGGCTAGAGGAGTTGTTTCAAGCTTATGGGATAAGATATTATACAGCTGCAAAGATAGCTGAATTGGGATTTACTATGAACACCCTTTTGCACATGAAAGATGAGGAGCTTGATGATATGATGAATAGCCTTTCTCAAATTTTCAGGTGGGATTTACTCGTTGGAGAGAGATATGGAATCAAGGCAGCTGTTAGAGCTGAACGCCGACGCCTTGAGGAGGAGGAATCAAGGCGGCGCCATCTCCTCACTGGCGATACTACTAATACCCTCGATGCACTGTCCCAAGAAG GATTGTCTGAGGAGCCGGTGCAGCAAGAGAAGGAAGCTGGGGGGAGTGGTAGCGGTGCTGGAGGAGGGCAGACTTGGGAGACAGTTGGGAAGAAGCAGGGACgaaagaaaaaggggagagCTAGCAAAATCTTGACATCAATCGAGGATGAAGATGAAAGTGAGGGAGCTGAGGAAGATGAAAATGGTAGTGGAGGAAGCGAGAGGCAACGTGAGCATCCCTTCATCGTTACAGAGCCTGGGGAGGTGGCTCGAGGGAAGAAGAATGGACTGGATTATCTCTTCCATCTCTACGAGCAATGTCGTGAATTCTTGATCCAAGTTCAGAATATTGCCAAAGAAAGAGGTGAAAAATGCCCTACTAAG GTGACAAATCAGGTGTTCAGGTACGCGAAAAAGGCCGGTGCAAGCTACATTAACAAGCCAAAAATGAGGCATTATGTACATTGCTATGCATTGCACTGCCTGGATGAGGATGCGTCCAATGCACTGAGAAGAGCTTTCAAGGAGCGAGGAGAAAATGTGGGAGCATGGAGGCAGGCTTGTTACAAGCCTCTCGTAGCCATAGCAGCACGACAAGGGTGGGATATTGATGCCATCTTTAACGCACATCCACGGCTCTCCATCTGGTATGTTCCCACCAAGCTCCGCCAACTTTGCCATGCTGAACGAAGCAATGCTGCTGCGGCTTCCATCTCCGTCACCGGCGGCGGCGCTGCCCAGCTGCCTTTCTAG